GGGTGATAAAATCTTTCCCCGGGTCCGCACGGGTTCTGcacgaaataaaacagaaaaacacaaaacaaaggaCACACTGCTCGGCAGGATGAGCGAGGTaaagaaaggagagagaagaaaaaaaaagaaccacgaAGCATAAATAaggcgaaataaaacataactTAAACGCCCCGCGGAAAGTAAAAGGATTAATGCCATCCTACAGAAGCTGGCAGTAAATCTGGCCAGACGAAAGGCAGTGTCTCGGGAAACCGCGAGGGATTTCAGATGCCCGCGGCCGATCCAGAAGCGGGCCCAAAATTAAGTGCCGATCTGGGCCCCCCTCTTAGctcgttggggtttttttttcctgttcgtttgtttgatgaaaaatgatttcattACCAAGGTGATTGGCCCAACACCCGACCTCAGGGGCCACCTGAGGACTGCCCGGTCTTGAGCAGGCGTTGCTTATCGcctgctcccttttttttcggtaggAATCTCGAGAGGGTATTAAGTTTTTTACTACCATCCGtcgataacaaaaaaaaacgaggtgCGCCATCTTAAACGCCCTGAATGGCCGGTCTGAGTATCACGCCAATAAAAGTGCGATTTGAATTAATGTACATCACGGTGTTCGGGAGGATGCGAAGGATGACAAAAGAGGTATTGGAGCGAAAACGGAGCAACGCCAGAAGCCAATCGCGACAACGAGGCAACGTCTGGAGTGCTACAATCGGAAGATCTCGAATGTCCTGGAGAAACTGCCAACACAATGAGCCGACGGATGGACGCCCTCGGGTGGCAGGCGTTACGATGTCGTGAGCTTCTAAACGACGTTTTCAAAACCCTTCCCACCAATCGAAGCACAAAGCTGATGCCGATTTCGTACACAAAACATTAAGCCAAACAATATCCATAACGCCCGGGCGTCCTCAGCTTTCTCGCCACGCGTGTGCTCACTTCAGCCAGCATCCAGCGCACCCTGGAGCGGCACGTGTTTGTTTTAGTGGGACCGCATGCGGTGCTAATTGCTGCTCGTCTACGTTCTCCCAAAACACCGAGCAGGTCTATTGGCTCTATTGTGGCGGACTATAGTCTCTTGCAGGCGCTGCGAGAAAGCATCTCGAGCGGATTAGAGACTGGTAATAATGGCGAGAATGAACGAGCTCGAGATGGTTTTATTGCACATCATAAAGCAGGCAAGGATCCTGACGTCTAACAACTGTCTCGAGGGTCTCAGGTGAGATTCTGGGTGTCACTCAGGAAGCGCACCAAGGTGTAGATCATCTTGATGAGACTGGCGAAAGCTTCACTTGACATCTCGAACATGCCGCCGCAGGTGATACCGAGGCTTCTCTGTGAGCTGCTCATCATGATCAACAGCGACGAGCGGGTCTGTCGATATAGGCGATCATCTTGCGGTGAATAACGCAACTCCAGAGGCCACTCTAGCCCATACAGCTGTTGACCGATCTGCTTGTTCTGTGAAAACCCATCAAGTGAGCTCACCACTACTGCGTTCTCGGGCTGGAGGTTCTTACCAAGTCATTCAGCTGATCGACCAGTTGACAGCAACGGTAGCACTCGATGAGCAGTGTACACAGGTAGCCCCCCAGCACGATGTGGTACATACTGAAGCCGTTGGTAGCTGACGTGATCTGGTGAGTTCCGATGGCTAGAAATAAAGCGGCCGAGTAGAACATCACCAAGAAGGCGGTACATAAGAATGGCTTTAACATGTTCAGTTGCTCCAGAAACGCTTCATGCCGACGGACGACACGCGTCGTGCGAGTGACAAACCGCGTCCAGGTCGCACCAGGTAGGTCCTCAACATCCAACAGCTTCCCGTAATCACGCGCGATATCCGCCAGCTCATCGTGAAGTCCGCTCATGAGCGAATTCATACCCGTAAGAGACACGTTGTAGGCAGCAGCCCAGCGGGTGGCGAAGTCAAACGAGATCGCTTGCACGATGACACTAGCTGGACGTCCAAGAGCGGCCATGTTTGCTGGTACCTCGTACAATAGCTGCCGGTATGGTGTAGAGAAGCAAACTAACACGCGGTCGAGTATCCCGATGAGCTGGAAACCACCTGCAAGCCCAACGATGCGTCGGTACGACACCTCTCTCTCAGAAATTGGCATAGCACGCCGTTGCCGTCGGAGGAATGCCATTATCCGCTCGACATCAAGTCGGTACCAGTGCACAACCAACATCCGCCCGAGCATCATCGAGAGCGTCAGGAAGGAGTTGGTGTACTGCAACGCCTTACCAGGGTCGTCGTGGATGTCTAGCAGCGAGAGGTAGAACCGATCCGCCCAGATTGCGTACTGACACACCATGATGAGTCGTGTTAATGCGAACAGCAGTCGAATCCGGGTCGTTCGGAAGCTAGCTGGCAGGTAGAAGCCAACGCCGGCAACTAGCAGCTCGTACGGCCGGAACAAGTCCTGTTCGGTGAAGAGGTCCACCAGCCAGCGCCTGAATCTTGGCAACACCGCCATGGTTCCTCAGTGACTGTTTGATCGCGCCCGGTCGAGGTGGTGAACGTCCTGCCAACATGCCGTCAGTTGGTAGTTTCCCGTGCGGCAAACTTTGCACCAAACTCCAATCGGAGTGTTTTGGCGTTTTTAGATCGGTTTTGGGTTCTGAAATATTCATCACCACCTTGAGAGGGCCGGGTGGATGGGGAAGACAACTTTTTGTACGACGTCACAAGCGCGGACGTTTTGGTGCCCCCTTCTACATCGACACTTGGTTTCAAAAACTCTTCCACCCTTATTAAGGTCTTATTAAGGTTTTCACGTCGATCTGCTTGTATTCGGAGCGAACAGAGCGCTTTCACACCACACTCGAGTGCATTGGAGCAGTGAATCATAAAGTGCGCGGGCCACCCTCTTTTCCTCTACCATTCCCttccgcccccccccccccccccccgtctaCACCCCTCCGCTCACCATCATCCCTTAAAGGGAGCCCAGAAACACCCCGGGAATCAGGGGCAGTAAATCTGATGCCTTCCCGATTGGGTaatggcaaataaaatcgGGACATCGTAAAAACTGGGCATCGAAACAAGGGTTGAAGGGTGGTTTGAATCGACCGAAACAGCATTCCGCAGTGCAACCCTTTTCCCCCGTTGGTTTGAGGGTGAGTGTTTTAAGGAGTTTTCCGATTCCGATCGGACTCCCGCCGGCGCACATTGTGTCGGTGACGATGTTCGCCTGGCGTTTTGATTTCCACATCCCCcttccctccccaccccccctcccttaACCGTGGTGCCGCGTGCCGCATACGAATCAATTTTCCCgacttttcccaaccccccacCCCGGGCGCATGTTTATGGTTTTGTCCGCAAAAACCCGTTCCGCAGCTTCGTGCCACAGCCAGACCAGGCCAATTGTGAGTTGCTTCACAtccaacacacactcacacacagcctcccaaaacaccacccacccacccgctgGCTTACACGGAGCCatcgcaccatcatcaccgagATTGCAGGCTGATTTTAAGTGCGCGTACGTGAGTTTGAATGCCGTGCCGGTAGTTTTCGGCGCGCTTTTGGCGTGCATAAAAATCACTATAAACTGATTGGCAGCATAAAGCTGGCGCCGTTAAATTTACGGCCCCGGGCAGTGTGCGGGTaccgagggggggggggtgcaagCGATTTCCCGGCGTCCGGTGTGCGTGGGGAAATTCAATCATCGGCTGGCCGGAACTCGGGTCGCCCGATAATCGGACCAGAGTCTGGCTTTTATGGTCGCGCGTTTCGAGCATTTTTTAACCGCCCAGTGGCGCACGGAAATCGAGACACAAAGTGCCACCGTGTAGCCTTCTCTGCTGGGGCAATGTAGttgcttttgcgttcgttcgatttATTTACTGCCGGTGCTTTTAATTAGCCACCCTAATTGCGCGAATGGGTGCTGCCTTGAACGTCCTGcagcgggaaatgaaaaagcCCAATGCCACCTGGAATGCGAAAGAAACCCCGCTTGACTTTTCGTCCCATCGCGGAAAACCCCTGCAAGGATTCGC
This genomic interval from Anopheles nili chromosome X, idAnoNiliSN_F5_01, whole genome shotgun sequence contains the following:
- the LOC128728595 gene encoding uncharacterized protein LOC128728595, whose product is MAVLPRFRRWLVDLFTEQDLFRPYELLVAGVGFYLPASFRTTRIRLLFALTRLIMVCQYAIWADRFYLSLLDIHDDPGKALQYTNSFLTLSMMLGRMLVVHWYRLDVERIMAFLRRQRRAMPISEREVSYRRIVGLAGGFQLIGILDRVLVCFSTPYRQLLYEVPANMAALGRPASVIVQAISFDFATRWAAAYNVSLTGMNSLMSGLHDELADIARDYGKLLDVEDLPGATWTRFVTRTTRVVRRHEAFLEQLNMLKPFLCTAFLVMFYSAALFLAIGTHQITSATNGFSMYHIVLGGYLCTLLIECYRCCQLVDQLNDLNKQIGQQLYGLEWPLELRYSPQDDRLYRQTRSSLLIMMSSSQRSLGITCGGMFEMSSEAFASLIKMIYTLVRFLSDTQNLT